From the Blastopirellula marina genome, one window contains:
- a CDS encoding DUF192 domain-containing protein has translation MRGVIQLIDAQTDVVLIPRLRLAIHFWSRFRGLQLSPPLAGDEGLLLAPCRSVHTQFMRFAIDIYFCSATGTVLSRKLNAKPWISVAANRNASFAIETPARENPLLEVGQTIFLAGDEIKKLSGHRHLASVIKS, from the coding sequence ATGCGCGGGGTTATCCAACTAATCGACGCGCAGACGGATGTCGTCCTGATCCCTCGCCTTCGCTTGGCTATCCACTTCTGGAGTCGTTTTCGGGGCCTACAACTCTCGCCACCACTTGCTGGGGACGAAGGACTTCTACTGGCTCCTTGCCGATCCGTGCATACGCAATTCATGCGGTTTGCCATCGATATCTACTTCTGTTCGGCAACTGGAACGGTGCTGTCACGTAAGCTCAACGCAAAACCATGGATTAGCGTTGCCGCTAATCGCAACGCTAGCTTCGCGATTGAAACCCCTGCTCGCGAAAACCCTTTGTTAGAAGTTGGGCAAACAATTTTTCTTGCGGGAGATGAGATTAAGAAACTCTCAGGGCACCGACATCTCGCTAGCGTCATTAAATCGTAA
- a CDS encoding type II secretion system F family protein — translation MGTVILLGTIGVLGIVAYRMHQVQLRALALDRFQTIEFAEPTTEQPAKTRQPRQVIRRYLWLPWICGAIASVIAFWLVGFSAVISLTMGLIVALLFVIVEVWNAQRQAAQLEEQLAEAIDLMIGTLGAGAGLSTSMSVVIEELRDPLRGLFQELLGRINFGDDARLVFAQLAARVPLDTYLLFASALSVHWEVGGNLTPTLSAVGQTIRDRLEIARRIRSNATQSDISTIAILGLTYFIALVMWRNSPDQMEAFVTSPTGEFFVAGSMLLQAVGIVWMHWMSRPKF, via the coding sequence GTGGGTACGGTCATTCTTCTTGGGACGATCGGGGTTCTCGGCATCGTCGCCTATCGCATGCACCAGGTGCAACTACGGGCCTTGGCACTCGATCGTTTTCAGACCATCGAATTCGCCGAACCGACCACTGAGCAACCCGCCAAAACCAGGCAGCCGCGCCAAGTCATTCGACGTTACCTATGGTTGCCATGGATTTGTGGGGCAATCGCTTCGGTCATCGCGTTCTGGCTGGTTGGTTTTAGTGCCGTGATTTCTCTGACGATGGGCCTGATTGTGGCATTACTGTTCGTGATCGTAGAAGTCTGGAATGCCCAGCGACAGGCTGCCCAACTAGAAGAGCAACTAGCCGAAGCAATCGACCTTATGATCGGCACGCTCGGTGCGGGTGCAGGTCTCAGCACTTCCATGTCCGTTGTAATTGAAGAACTCCGCGACCCACTGCGTGGTCTGTTCCAAGAGTTGCTGGGCAGGATCAACTTTGGGGATGATGCCAGACTCGTCTTCGCCCAACTGGCTGCTCGTGTTCCACTCGACACCTACCTGCTTTTTGCATCCGCTTTGTCGGTTCACTGGGAAGTGGGGGGAAATCTAACACCTACCCTTTCGGCCGTTGGGCAGACGATTCGCGACCGCCTGGAAATCGCCCGACGTATTCGCTCCAATGCGACTCAGTCTGATATATCAACCATTGCTATCCTGGGATTGACTTACTTTATTGCTTTGGTGATGTGGAGGAACAGCCCAGATCAGATGGAGGCCTTCGTTACTTCACCGACGGGCGAGTTCTTCGTTGCAGGATCGATGCTTTTGCAAGCCGTTGGTATCGTCTGGATGCACTGGATGAGCCGACCGAAGTTTTGA
- a CDS encoding LysR family transcriptional regulator produces the protein MKHVYKDMSYQQLRSYCETVRLGSMASAAESLQVSHPTVWKQVRALEDLLGQKLIESDGRRSEITPQGRILAELATPIISEFESLQQRFEKACDAAPRILKIASPPRSYTDDLLGVIAAFRQKFPEVQLIMREVFESLGNEMLETREVDFVIGDSKCCRRPEELIVEQMYQIEPMVIMPLGHPLASKRKIMPQDLAKYPVLNHRESYPDEEGKAILTKAGVFMNPARGFDLVLAASIRSCVKQGHGIGLVGRVIPYSPGDPELVERSLAHCLPPTICYGYREHRISEDPILQAFIDITKQHLASDG, from the coding sequence TTGAAGCATGTCTACAAGGACATGTCCTATCAACAACTGCGAAGTTACTGCGAAACGGTTCGTCTTGGGAGCATGGCCTCCGCAGCCGAGTCGCTTCAGGTCTCTCATCCTACGGTCTGGAAGCAGGTCCGTGCGCTTGAAGACTTGTTAGGGCAAAAGCTAATTGAGTCGGACGGCAGGCGAAGCGAGATCACGCCGCAGGGAAGGATTCTCGCGGAACTGGCAACGCCCATTATTTCAGAGTTCGAGTCACTTCAGCAGCGTTTTGAAAAGGCCTGCGACGCGGCCCCGCGAATACTGAAGATCGCCTCACCCCCACGCAGCTATACCGATGATCTGCTCGGTGTGATTGCCGCCTTCCGTCAGAAGTTTCCTGAGGTCCAACTCATCATGCGCGAGGTGTTCGAGTCTCTGGGCAACGAGATGCTCGAAACCCGCGAGGTTGATTTCGTCATTGGCGACAGTAAATGTTGTCGTCGTCCCGAAGAGTTGATCGTCGAGCAGATGTACCAAATTGAGCCCATGGTGATTATGCCGCTGGGGCACCCGCTCGCTTCTAAACGAAAGATAATGCCTCAGGATCTGGCCAAGTACCCAGTCCTCAATCATCGAGAGTCGTATCCGGACGAAGAAGGGAAAGCGATCCTTACCAAAGCAGGCGTCTTCATGAATCCCGCACGCGGGTTTGATCTGGTGTTGGCCGCCTCGATTCGGAGCTGCGTGAAACAAGGCCATGGGATTGGTTTGGTAGGACGCGTCATCCCCTATTCCCCGGGAGACCCCGAGTTAGTCGAAAGATCCTTAGCCCACTGTCTACCGCCGACAATCTGTTATGGATATCGCGAGCATCGAATCTCTGAAGACCCAATCTTGCAGGCCTTTATTGATATTACCAAGCAGCATCTAGCGTCCGATGGCTAA
- a CDS encoding aminotransferase class V-fold PLP-dependent enzyme: MPVSSPYDVLSADSAYHDKPYLNTAAEGLPLASCLDAVRQYSTEKCLGEPGRVFFWNQYQRAKESAAQLFSVDPTQIALVSSTTEALNTIAQSIDWQPGDEILLTSIEFPSNIFPWVMLQRMGVRLRIVSPGPTGISIDELLENINPRTKLVTISQVSYATGEQLDPEPIWQRVRDTNTILCVDATQAAGRVPVRGDVADFTIASAFKWLNSIHGTAIMSVSSRVLNSQIIGPAGWLSAESCFTEDRFDTFHPRRDAQRFQAGMPNFASVYSVAEALAFHTPQRVQEQASQQASLIQHVRERLLEMGFDVLLPEEPSRQAGIVSFRCPAATRWKQELALHGCYVQGDDGRIRVAVHWYNNEQQIEQFLEALACVRDRDPIPIHGPA, encoded by the coding sequence ATGCCAGTAAGCAGTCCTTACGATGTTCTTTCTGCCGATTCGGCCTATCACGACAAGCCTTACCTGAATACGGCAGCAGAAGGCTTACCGCTTGCTTCGTGCCTGGACGCGGTTCGTCAATACAGCACCGAGAAGTGCCTGGGCGAACCTGGGCGTGTGTTCTTCTGGAATCAGTATCAACGCGCTAAAGAAAGTGCTGCCCAACTGTTTTCCGTCGATCCCACACAAATTGCTTTGGTGAGCAGCACAACTGAAGCGTTGAACACAATCGCTCAATCGATCGATTGGCAACCAGGCGACGAAATCCTGCTGACTTCGATCGAATTTCCGTCGAACATTTTTCCATGGGTGATGTTGCAGCGAATGGGCGTTCGACTGCGAATTGTGAGCCCCGGTCCGACAGGGATCTCGATCGATGAACTGTTAGAAAACATCAACCCACGCACGAAGTTGGTAACCATCAGCCAGGTCAGCTATGCCACCGGCGAGCAGCTTGACCCGGAACCAATCTGGCAGCGAGTCCGTGATACGAACACGATCTTATGCGTCGATGCGACTCAAGCCGCCGGGCGAGTCCCCGTCCGCGGCGACGTGGCAGATTTCACAATCGCCAGCGCGTTTAAATGGCTCAATTCAATCCACGGAACAGCCATCATGTCGGTGAGCTCGCGCGTGCTGAATTCACAAATAATCGGGCCAGCAGGATGGCTTTCCGCAGAATCGTGCTTCACGGAAGACCGATTCGATACGTTCCACCCTCGCCGCGATGCCCAGCGATTCCAAGCCGGTATGCCAAACTTTGCGAGTGTTTACTCAGTTGCTGAGGCATTGGCGTTCCATACCCCCCAGCGAGTTCAAGAACAAGCATCGCAACAGGCCTCTCTGATTCAACACGTGCGAGAACGCTTGCTTGAGATGGGCTTTGACGTCCTGCTGCCTGAAGAGCCATCGCGGCAAGCAGGCATCGTTTCCTTCCGTTGTCCTGCGGCGACCAGATGGAAACAAGAACTCGCCCTGCACGGGTGCTATGTGCAAGGAGACGACGGCCGTATTCGGGTTGCCGTGCATTGGTACAACAACGAGCAGCAGATCGAACAGTTTCTGGAAGCATTGGCATGCGTCCGAGATCGAGATCCCATTCCCATACATGGCCCTGCCTAG
- a CDS encoding CpaF family protein, which yields MSEDSLRDLFGHNTAAVPLQRIKREEKKRSQTLQSPVPLTNDSGSVNYLNVKADLHRTLLDDLDRRNLIGASEEDLNRFVRDFVDQALEETVVPLNDQERTRLVDDLLEETLGVGPLASLMADPAVTDILVNGPHQVYVERFGQLELTKTQFRDDDHLIRIIQRIASRVGRRIDEGSPMVDARLGDGSRVNATLPPATIDGPTLSIRRFGKRRLRADDLMQLGMFSETMHQFLQYMVIGRRNILVSGGTGSGKSTFLGAVAEAIPDRERIVTIEDAAELMLDQTHVVRMETRPPNVEGRGVITARDLMVNSLRMRPDRIIMGEVRSGEALDMLQAMNTGHDGSLTTIHANSPRDALSRLETMVLMAGLDLPSRAIREQIVSAIQVIVHVRRYEDGVRRVEAIAEIAGLEGNTPQLQEIYRFRHQGREGKRIQGQHYCTGIVPRVVDQLRALGTDLPMSLFQAGGA from the coding sequence ATGAGCGAGGACTCACTACGCGACCTATTTGGTCACAACACGGCTGCCGTGCCTCTTCAGCGCATAAAACGCGAGGAGAAGAAACGAAGTCAGACTCTCCAGTCGCCCGTGCCGCTGACCAATGATTCTGGTAGCGTCAACTACCTGAATGTTAAGGCCGATCTGCATCGTACGCTTCTTGATGATCTCGATCGAAGGAACTTGATCGGAGCGAGTGAAGAGGACCTGAATCGCTTTGTTCGTGACTTCGTCGACCAGGCACTCGAAGAAACGGTCGTTCCTTTGAACGATCAGGAGAGAACTCGCCTGGTGGATGACCTGCTGGAGGAGACGCTTGGCGTTGGCCCCTTGGCAAGCCTGATGGCCGATCCTGCCGTTACGGACATCCTAGTCAACGGTCCGCACCAGGTTTATGTAGAACGTTTCGGTCAGTTGGAACTAACCAAAACTCAGTTCCGCGATGATGACCATCTCATCCGAATCATTCAGCGAATAGCTTCCAGGGTAGGACGACGTATCGACGAAGGCTCGCCCATGGTTGATGCCCGCCTGGGCGACGGCAGTCGTGTGAACGCCACACTCCCGCCTGCAACGATCGACGGGCCTACGCTTTCTATTCGACGTTTTGGGAAACGCCGCTTGCGTGCGGACGACTTGATGCAACTGGGAATGTTTTCAGAAACGATGCATCAGTTTCTACAATACATGGTGATCGGGCGACGAAACATCCTGGTCTCGGGCGGTACCGGTTCGGGGAAGTCAACGTTCCTCGGAGCAGTAGCCGAAGCGATCCCTGACCGCGAACGGATCGTTACGATCGAAGATGCGGCCGAATTGATGCTTGATCAAACCCATGTGGTCCGCATGGAAACCCGTCCGCCCAACGTGGAAGGACGAGGCGTCATCACGGCGCGCGATCTGATGGTAAATTCGCTACGCATGAGGCCCGACCGGATCATTATGGGGGAAGTTCGCAGTGGCGAGGCACTCGATATGCTGCAAGCCATGAATACAGGTCACGATGGTAGCCTCACGACGATCCATGCCAATAGCCCTCGGGACGCTTTGAGTCGCTTGGAGACGATGGTCTTGATGGCCGGGCTCGATCTTCCGTCCCGTGCTATTCGCGAACAGATAGTTTCTGCCATTCAAGTCATTGTGCATGTACGTCGTTATGAAGATGGCGTCCGCAGGGTGGAAGCGATCGCTGAGATCGCCGGTCTGGAAGGGAATACACCTCAACTCCAGGAGATTTACCGCTTTCGTCACCAAGGACGCGAAGGCAAACGCATCCAGGGGCAGCATTACTGCACCGGAATCGTCCCACGCGTGGTTGATCAACTACGTGCCCTGGGGACTGACCTGCCCATGTCGCTCTTTCAGGCGGGAGGAGCATAG
- a CDS encoding type II and III secretion system protein family protein yields MLRAFLFPTTLAWLIVLSGTVTTAIAQTARQPLVHDFRPASETPAFRLAQAPDRPIEVAQPPILLNQPSVTPQVDRLERLENLPPGLRVPQPSEAVQKTYNEFVQGTIDPENTLTIIEGRPRILVFKETPIRIYLPDDRIATYQVISDREISLVGVRRGTTVLNIWVADPTQPNGQRILSYLIRVLPDVETAQQLSATYVNLSNEINQAFPNSYVELQFVGNQLMVRGQAKDSIEAVQILQVVAANAPGTSSRPQLQDGEIVLRNQTVATVTDNVIQQQIESLSQELRDANIVNLLQIPGDQQVMLKVTVAEVNRSAARSIGMDFSVANNAGTVFQQTTAGILSGGLTSSANAGNIMASLDGGQVDIAIRALRQLDLAKSLAEPTLTTLNGQTASFSAGGQFPVPSAIITNGGSAQGVQFIPFGVQLNFTPNIVDRDRIRLVVNATVSSRDENLGTNVGGSSSAGGTSVSGLQSNDFSTTVELREGQTLAVAGLIQHNFGSNAQRIPFWGDLPIIGNTGGLNQTSADEQELVVLITPQLVHPIDACTGPALPGDDMHEPNDIEFFLLNRLEGRHTKGYRSPVRTDHHRQHVGNHCDECQFLIGPTGRAFNCCDQPILYK; encoded by the coding sequence ATGTTGCGTGCTTTCTTATTTCCAACGACTCTAGCTTGGTTGATCGTCCTATCTGGCACGGTTACCACTGCTATTGCTCAGACTGCCCGGCAGCCTCTGGTTCATGACTTTCGGCCAGCAAGTGAGACGCCTGCGTTTCGACTAGCTCAGGCCCCTGATCGCCCGATCGAAGTCGCCCAGCCTCCGATTCTGCTGAATCAACCGTCGGTTACACCGCAAGTCGATCGCCTGGAACGCCTCGAGAATCTGCCACCTGGACTGCGGGTCCCTCAACCATCGGAAGCCGTGCAGAAGACATATAACGAGTTCGTCCAGGGAACGATCGATCCGGAGAATACCCTCACCATCATTGAGGGGCGTCCCCGGATCCTGGTCTTCAAAGAAACCCCCATCCGGATCTACCTGCCGGATGATCGAATAGCAACCTATCAGGTGATCTCCGACCGAGAGATTTCATTGGTGGGTGTTCGCCGAGGCACGACCGTCCTCAATATTTGGGTGGCTGATCCAACGCAGCCGAATGGCCAGCGGATTCTTAGCTATTTGATTCGTGTTCTGCCGGATGTTGAAACAGCTCAGCAGTTGTCCGCAACCTACGTCAATCTAAGCAATGAAATCAATCAGGCCTTCCCCAATAGCTACGTCGAACTACAGTTTGTTGGCAATCAATTGATGGTTCGAGGACAAGCCAAGGATTCGATCGAGGCCGTCCAGATCTTGCAGGTCGTGGCTGCCAACGCCCCAGGTACGTCATCACGTCCACAGCTTCAAGACGGGGAAATCGTCCTACGAAATCAAACGGTTGCTACGGTGACAGACAATGTCATTCAACAGCAGATCGAGTCGCTATCTCAAGAGCTTCGCGACGCCAATATCGTCAACCTGCTGCAGATTCCCGGCGACCAGCAGGTCATGTTGAAAGTAACCGTTGCAGAAGTGAACCGTAGCGCCGCAAGAAGTATTGGGATGGATTTCTCAGTGGCCAACAACGCCGGGACCGTTTTCCAACAAACGACAGCCGGTATTCTATCTGGCGGGCTTACATCATCGGCTAATGCCGGAAATATCATGGCTTCACTGGATGGCGGCCAGGTGGACATTGCCATTCGAGCACTTCGCCAACTGGACCTCGCCAAATCGTTGGCCGAACCCACGCTTACCACGCTCAACGGGCAGACGGCAAGCTTTAGCGCCGGCGGCCAATTCCCCGTTCCTTCGGCAATCATCACTAACGGCGGGTCGGCCCAAGGCGTGCAGTTTATCCCCTTCGGAGTGCAGCTCAACTTTACACCCAATATTGTTGATCGCGACCGAATTCGGCTTGTAGTCAATGCTACGGTCAGCAGCCGCGATGAAAACCTCGGAACGAATGTCGGCGGTAGCAGTTCCGCAGGCGGTACCAGTGTTTCAGGGCTTCAATCGAATGACTTCAGCACGACAGTCGAGTTGCGTGAAGGACAAACACTCGCAGTCGCCGGTTTGATTCAACATAACTTCGGTAGTAACGCTCAGCGAATTCCTTTCTGGGGCGATCTCCCTATCATTGGAAACACAGGCGGCCTGAACCAAACCTCAGCAGACGAGCAAGAACTCGTGGTACTGATTACTCCCCAGCTGGTGCACCCCATCGATGCCTGCACCGGGCCAGCACTTCCTGGCGATGACATGCACGAACCCAATGACATTGAGTTTTTCCTGCTGAACCGACTCGAAGGTCGACACACCAAAGGCTACCGCAGCCCTGTCCGTACCGACCATCATCGCCAACATGTTGGCAATCACTGCGACGAATGCCAGTTCCTAATCGGCCCTACAGGGCGTGCATTCAACTGCTGCGACCAACCAATCCTGTATAAATAA
- a CDS encoding tetratricopeptide repeat protein, producing MIWRWQTLFFLVTVTLPMAGCKTWNPTKLTDSHETPLVASATKTPVSPKVKACLVTAQTLHQEGHYREAALLLERARAEAPNAHDYSRQLAVLYDELGVSDKAENEFAIALDKTPNDANLHNDFGFFFLERGDNTRAEQQFRKALEIAPQHQLAQSNLARTLFKQNRLEEAYATYENALGTANAHHNMGVLFSQAGRDHEARMAFQEAIKADPKLDVSREFLASLDNLPEIANRQRSNGTTQLR from the coding sequence ATGATCTGGCGCTGGCAAACTTTGTTTTTTTTAGTCACCGTGACGCTACCCATGGCCGGCTGCAAGACATGGAATCCCACTAAGCTTACCGATTCACATGAAACGCCACTGGTTGCTTCGGCTACAAAAACACCGGTTAGCCCAAAGGTGAAGGCCTGTCTCGTAACAGCCCAGACTCTACACCAAGAAGGCCATTACCGCGAAGCAGCCTTACTACTGGAACGAGCACGCGCAGAGGCACCCAACGCTCATGACTACTCCCGACAACTTGCCGTGCTCTATGATGAGCTTGGCGTATCCGACAAGGCAGAAAACGAGTTTGCCATAGCCTTAGACAAGACCCCAAACGATGCTAATCTTCATAACGACTTCGGCTTCTTTTTCTTGGAACGAGGAGACAATACCCGAGCCGAACAACAGTTCCGCAAAGCACTAGAAATCGCTCCCCAACACCAACTAGCACAATCCAATCTAGCTCGGACACTCTTCAAGCAAAACCGCCTGGAGGAAGCCTACGCAACCTATGAAAACGCGTTGGGGACAGCAAATGCCCACCACAACATGGGTGTCCTCTTTTCACAGGCAGGCCGAGATCACGAGGCCCGCATGGCCTTCCAAGAGGCGATTAAGGCGGATCCGAAACTCGACGTTTCGCGAGAGTTCCTGGCCAGCCTCGATAATCTACCCGAGATCGCGAATCGTCAACGATCGAATGGGACCACTCAGTTGAGATAG
- a CDS encoding M20 family metallopeptidase translates to MESEQKYSRDTAMVAAVDPLEILRTLIAIPSVNPMGIDCSGPDYYEGKMTQWLQRFFQGLGVPVECHEVAPGRYNVIAKYESDSSAPTILLDSHQDTVPVSGMTIDPFHPTIRDGRIYGRGACDVKGGMAAMLSAFATLVRQKPSGSASVIMACTCDEEYTATGARHLARQWTTEPKRSELVSTPPDYCIVAEPTELNVMVAHRGVVRWKLRTIGRACHSSRPDEGRNAIYAMTSVVSALQRYANDLAQQVTPHPLCGPPTLSVGKISGGTSVNIVPDECEIEIDRRTIPGECSADVLAYIECFLREQTTADFEMLPPWIDADSLSDDDNQELANHLLAEVATVAGPREKQGAWYGTNASCFSVRGHIPSVVFGPGSIAQAHTVDEWLEITQLYQATEVYYRMFCNPLPRVTSHTSSICPQETASR, encoded by the coding sequence GTGGAGTCTGAACAAAAATACTCACGTGACACAGCCATGGTCGCCGCGGTTGATCCGCTCGAGATCTTGCGAACGTTGATCGCAATCCCCAGCGTCAACCCTATGGGCATCGACTGTAGCGGCCCTGACTACTACGAAGGGAAGATGACCCAGTGGTTGCAGCGTTTTTTCCAGGGACTTGGTGTGCCAGTCGAATGTCATGAAGTAGCGCCAGGACGCTACAACGTGATCGCCAAGTACGAATCGGACAGTAGCGCCCCGACGATTCTACTGGACTCACATCAAGATACCGTTCCTGTTAGCGGAATGACGATCGATCCCTTTCACCCGACGATCCGCGATGGTCGGATCTATGGCCGTGGTGCTTGTGATGTGAAAGGAGGCATGGCCGCGATGCTTTCTGCCTTCGCGACGCTGGTCCGGCAAAAACCTTCTGGCAGTGCCAGCGTGATAATGGCCTGCACTTGCGACGAAGAATATACCGCAACGGGAGCTCGCCACCTGGCCAGGCAATGGACGACCGAGCCCAAGCGTAGCGAACTGGTATCCACTCCTCCCGACTATTGCATCGTCGCGGAACCGACCGAGCTGAATGTCATGGTTGCCCACCGAGGAGTTGTGCGTTGGAAATTGCGAACCATAGGCCGCGCCTGCCACAGTTCACGCCCGGACGAAGGACGTAACGCGATATACGCGATGACGTCGGTGGTATCGGCACTCCAACGTTATGCCAACGACCTCGCTCAGCAGGTCACACCCCATCCGCTATGTGGGCCACCCACGTTAAGCGTGGGTAAGATTTCTGGCGGAACGAGCGTTAACATCGTTCCTGACGAATGTGAAATTGAAATCGATCGCAGGACCATTCCCGGCGAGTGCTCCGCGGACGTGTTGGCCTATATCGAATGCTTCCTCCGAGAGCAGACAACAGCAGACTTTGAAATGCTGCCCCCTTGGATCGACGCCGACTCTTTGTCTGACGATGACAATCAGGAACTAGCCAATCATTTACTGGCGGAAGTCGCGACGGTTGCCGGCCCGCGCGAGAAACAAGGAGCCTGGTATGGTACCAACGCCAGTTGTTTTTCTGTGAGAGGACACATTCCGTCAGTCGTGTTCGGACCAGGCTCAATCGCCCAGGCCCACACCGTCGATGAGTGGCTCGAAATTACCCAACTCTATCAGGCGACGGAAGTCTACTATCGTATGTTTTGCAACCCGCTCCCGCGAGTTACCTCGCACACCAGCAGCATTTGCCCGCAGGAGACAGCCTCTCGATGA
- a CDS encoding type II secretion system F family protein, which produces MNALWIFIAVTFWMISFIGIVFLWRLLRVWQLTQSRWEAHEEPAATSETDLRDMHWLKRWLYRAGYRNEGALTWWLVATIMFVAIGAVVATLFVISGVQTLMIRTITLVPGGTGEVFLPLAYLAPWFVAITLGMTPWLIVRQRRRDRVLKIEQDLPLAMELLATLSQAGLGFDAALSRVMETRLAVRPLGKELRSYQADVMSGRARSECLRRLAWRADVPGLSILTSALVQADQVGMGISDVLRRQADDLRSRRRERANMFAMGLATKRMFPLVICFLPGLFVWTLGPVFIQLIQMADTFTQVRNF; this is translated from the coding sequence ATGAACGCGTTATGGATCTTTATTGCCGTTACTTTCTGGATGATTTCATTCATTGGAATCGTCTTTCTGTGGCGTTTGCTGCGGGTGTGGCAGTTGACCCAATCTCGCTGGGAAGCACACGAAGAGCCCGCAGCCACGAGCGAAACCGATCTTCGTGACATGCACTGGCTCAAACGATGGCTCTACCGAGCCGGTTATCGCAACGAGGGAGCTTTGACATGGTGGCTGGTCGCGACAATCATGTTCGTGGCGATTGGTGCCGTCGTCGCTACACTATTCGTGATCAGCGGTGTGCAAACATTGATGATTCGCACGATCACTCTCGTCCCCGGTGGAACCGGCGAAGTCTTTCTGCCGCTGGCTTATCTGGCTCCTTGGTTCGTGGCGATAACTCTTGGAATGACGCCTTGGCTAATCGTTAGACAGCGGCGACGCGATCGAGTCCTGAAGATTGAGCAGGACTTACCACTGGCGATGGAACTGCTCGCAACACTCAGCCAGGCAGGCCTCGGATTTGATGCGGCACTTTCCCGAGTGATGGAAACCCGCTTGGCAGTCCGCCCTCTGGGCAAGGAATTGCGAAGCTACCAGGCAGACGTGATGTCTGGCCGAGCACGCTCGGAATGCCTGCGGCGTCTGGCTTGGAGAGCGGACGTGCCGGGGCTTTCCATTCTCACTTCGGCCTTAGTGCAAGCGGACCAGGTTGGGATGGGGATTTCCGATGTACTCCGACGACAAGCTGACGATCTACGTTCCCGTCGCCGTGAGCGGGCCAATATGTTTGCCATGGGCCTGGCTACCAAGCGAATGTTTCCGCTGGTGATCTGCTTCTTGCCTGGGCTTTTCGTTTGGACACTGGGGCCTGTCTTCATTCAGTTAATTCAAATGGCGGATACGTTTACTCAAGTGCGGAATTTCTAA